One window from the genome of Cryptomeria japonica chromosome 6, Sugi_1.0, whole genome shotgun sequence encodes:
- the LOC131038954 gene encoding uncharacterized protein LOC131038954, which produces MEFFSKAKTVRLRSHHDKYLWAEEDEETVSQDRDGASKNAKWRVEFVQGSPLIRLKSCYNYYLTATDIPFLLGMTGKKVLQTLPPRVDSSVEWEPIREGFHVKLKTRYGNYLRANGGPPPWRNKVTHDIPHRTATQDWVLWEIEIMEIDFQSPPPAAPAFQSSPAAAELDPSSPISAPKPDGRLIYYAIGGDNGHIEDGYEWPSFIFKGNDLHELTRKLEEEIGLQDIIVCSQHPSTGKLFPLRLQLPPNNAPMHLVLVQVSSRLARSFI; this is translated from the exons ATGGAGTTTTTTAGTAAGGCAAAGACTGTAAGACTTAGAAGTCATCATGACAAATATCTTTGGGCAGAAGAGGATGAAGAAACAGTCAGTCAAGACAGAGACGGTgcaagcaaaaatgcaaaatggcGAGTTGAATTTGTTCAAGGAAGTCCTCTGATAAGATTGAAAAGCTGTTATAATTATTACTTGACAGCAACAGATATACCATTTCTATTAGGTATGACAGGAAAGAAGGTATTACAGACTCTTCCACCAAGAGTGGATTCATCTGTGGAGTGGGAACCTATCAGGGAAGGCTTCCATGTGAAACTTAAAACTCGATATGGAAATTATTTGCGTGCAAATGGTGGCCCTCCCCCCTGGAGGAACAAAGTAACACATGACATTCCACACCGAACAGCTACTCAGGATTGGGTGTTATGGGAAATTGAAATAATGGAAATAGATTTCCAATCTCCTCCTCCGGCGGCTCCTGCTTTCCAATCTTCTCCTGCTGCTGCGGAG CTAGATCCTTCTTCTCCTATATCAGCACCCAAACCTGATGGACGACTTATTTACTATGCTATTGGTGGTGATAATGGACACATAGAGGATGGTTATGAGTGGCCTTCATTCATCTTCAAGGGAAATGACTTGCATGAGCTAACAAGAAAGCTGGAGGAAGAGATTGGTCTCCAAGATATCATTGTCTGTTCACAGCACCCTTCAACTGGAAAATTGTTCCCATTGCGCTTGCAGCTTCCTCCTAACAATGCACCAATGCACTTAGTGCTGGTCCAAGTATCATCACGTT TGGCTCGAAGCTTCATATAG